DNA from Desulfarculus baarsii DSM 2075:
GATGCAGCCTGGCGGCGAAATCGGCCACCGGCCGGCTGGCGTGGCGGTCAAACTCCAAAAAATAGGGCCGCAGCTTCTGGGCCAGCGAGAAAAGCAGTTGCAAGGCCTGGCGATCCTGGCCCTGGCGCAACAGGCCCTCCAGACGCAGCGTGGCCGCCCGGCAGGCCGCGTCGGCCGGGCCGGTGGGCTGGTCGGATACGGCCGGCGATTGGCCGAAGATGTCGATGATGCGCGCCAACCGCGGCGCGATGACCGTGTTTTGATAAAAATTTTCGTCGGCGGGCAGATTGGGGTCGATGTAGATGGCCTCCACCGCCCGGCCCACGGCCTCGATTTCGACTTCCAGCGAGCGGGCGCTGTCGGTGGCGGCCATCTCCAGGGCCTTGCTCTGCATGGCCACGGCCAGGTTGAACAACACCACGCCGCGAAACGACGGCCGCAGCTCCAAGAGCGACCGATACAGCCGTATCGAGCGGTCGACATTGCCCTGCTGGCGCAGTTGCATGCCGATGTAATTGAGCCGCGAACAGGCGTCGTGAAAATGCTCGGGGCTCTTGGCGGCCTGTTTCAGATAGCGCTCGGCCGTGTCCACGTCGCCATCGAAAAACGCGCCAAGGCCGAACTGGATCATGTGCCGTGGCGAAACCACGCCATCGCCTCCGACCTTGTCGCTGAGCGTCTGCTGGGCCAGGCGGCCCAGGCGACGCACCATGGGGTTGGCCTCGCCCAGCACCTGGCCCAGCTCCAGGGTCAGGATGTTTTCGGCGATGGCCGCGGCCATGTCCTTGCGCTTGTCCACGGCGTGGCCGCTCCGGGCGGTGACCACGCTGGCGGCCTTGTCGATGGCCAGGCGATAGTTCTGCTCGGCCTCCTCCAAAAAACCCTGAATCACCGCCGGATCGGGCGGTTGGCCCAGGGCCCGCTTCTTTTCCACGTAGTCCTTGACCTGCTCGACGCGCAGGTTGGCGATCTCCTGGTTGGGCGCGGGCAGTTCCTCGGCCACCTTTTCGGCGTCGCGCAGCATCTCCATGGCCGGGGCGTATTTTTTGCGCTTGACCAGCAGGCGGCCGCCCTCCAGATAGGCCTCCGGGTCGGTGGGCAGGGCCTCGATGGCCTGGCGGCACAGGGCGATGGCCTTGTCGAAGTCCTTGGACTCTTTCAGTTTTTGCACCTCGGCCATGATCTGTTCGGCCTGGGCGCGACGGTTTTTCAGTTCCTCGGCGCTTTTGTATTCGCGTAGCTCCAGCAGGCGGCCCTTGCGCGTCTGAAAGTATTCCAGCAGATAATCGTGCAGCTCATCGACGCGTTCCCGTTGCTGCTGGGCCTTGTCGCCAAACATATCCTGCACGCGCAGCATGAAGGCGCCCACGATGCCAAACGGGAAAAGCTCCTCGACGATGCGCAGGCGGATGTCGTGATCCTGGGCCGAGACGAAAATGGGGATGCAGGCGCCCAAAAGATCCGAGGCCGCGCGCCGGGTGTTTTTCATCAGCGACGCCACGCCGGCGTAGAAATCGCCAAAGGCCAGGTCGCCATAGCCGATGCCGCCCGCGTCCTTCATCTGCTTGGGTGGGTGATTGACCAGGATCACGCCGTCTTGCAGGCGCATCAACTCGGCGAAAAGCTGGCGCATGGCCTGAAAATAATTGGCCGGCGCACGGGCGGCGCTGACGTTGGCGAAACCAAGCTCCTTGAGCGCGGCCGCGGCCTGGCCCAGCAGCGTGGCGTCGGCGATAAATAGTTTTATCGGCGTGTCGAGGTGGGCGGCCAAGGCTGGGGAGGCTGGCGACATCGATCAATCCAGGCGGCAGCGGGGCCGTTCGCCGAAAAACGACATGCCGACCCGCCTCGGCGTTGGGGCGGGCCGCCGCCAAAAGTCTATCATCGCCGGCCGGCGATTCAAGCGACGTTTGCCAGACGCCGCCCCGCCGGCTCAATCAATGGGCAAGCGCAGCCAGCCATTCACGTCATCGATTTCGCGCTGGCGTTTCTCGGCGCTCCAGCCCAGCTCGGCCGCGCAGATGTCGGCGGCCTGTTCCAGCACGCCGGGCGCGGGCTGACCCAGCGCGCCCAGGCCCGTGCGCCGCAGCACGGCGTCGGCCAGGGTGCGGGCCATCTCGTGGCGCACGGCGAACGCGACCCCGGCCATGATCTCGCCGTCGAAAGCGCTGCGCCGGGCCAGCTCCGGTTCGGCCCGGGCCAGCTCCAGCACCTGGCCGCACTGCGCGCCATAATTGCGAGCCATCACCTCGACCGTGTCGGCGGGAAAATCGGCGTGCAGATTTTTCATCTCGGCCACGAAGGACTCCACGCCGCGCATCTCGCAGCCGTTGAGCGGCTTGCCAGCGGTGGCCGATGGCGGCAGGTCGCGGCCCAGCTTGCGGCCGATGACCTTCATGGCCTTTTCGGCCAGGTTGCGGCTGGTGGTGTACTTGCCGCCTTCGATGGTGATCAGCCCCTCGACGCCCTCGGCGGCGTTGTCGTGGATCTCGTAGCGCCGCGAGGCCTGATAGGTGCCTTCCACGTGATCCTCGACCAGGGGCCTCAGGCCGCCATAGGCGAAGACGATGTCCTCGTAGGCCAGCTTGCCGTCGCCGTAGCACGAGTTGAGCGTGGCCAAAAGCTCCTCGACGCTTTGCTTGGTCACGCGGTAGTTGTCCGGGTCGCCGTTGTATTCTTTGTCGGTGGTGCCCACCAGCGTGTGCCCGCGCCAGGGCAGCACGAACAGGTGCCGACCGTCGTCGGTCCACAGCACCACGCCCCAGCTCGATTTGAGCTTGGGCGTGATGAAGTGGATGCCCTCCGAGCGCCGGATGCGCGGCGAGGCCTCGGCCGCGCAGCCCGGTTGCAAAATCAGGTCGGCCCAAGGCCCGCCGCAGTTGACCACCAGCGAACCGCGCAAGTCGATTTCGGCGCCGCTGAGCAGGTCGCGCGCCTTGACGCCGCCCACCCGGCGCTCCAGCGGGCAGATGGCGTCCAGGGCCTGGGCGTGGTTGGCCACGTGAGCCCCCATGGCCACGGCCGAACGGACAAAAGCCAGGGTCAGGCGCTCGGGAAAAGAGCTTTGACAATCGTAATAGAGCGCCGCCGACTCCAGGCCCTGGGGCCGCACGTGGGGGGCCATTTGCATCAGCTCGTCAACGGCGACCATGCGGTGGTTGGGCAGGCGCTTGTCCTTGTCCCAGGTCCATTTTTTGTCGTAGGCGATCAGGTCGTAGAGGGCCAGACCCGCGCGCACCGTCCACGACGATTTGTAGAGCGGGGCCAAAATCGGCAGCGGATAGACATAGTTGGGCGCGATGTTCTCCAGGATGCGCCGCTCTTGCAAAGACTCGCGCACCAGGCCCAGCTCGCCATAATAAAGATAACGCAGCCCGCCGTGGATCATCTTGGAGGTGGCCGCCGAGGTGGCCCAGCCGAAGTCGCGCTTTTCGATCAACGCCACCGCCAGCCCCCGCGAGGCCGCCTCGTAGGCGATGGCCGCGCCGGTGACCCCGCCGCCGACGATGATCACGTCGTAGTTGCGGCCATCGTAGCGTTCGATGAACCTTTGCATCACGCCCTCCGCCCGCCCAGATAAACCACGGCCTCGATCATCAGGGCCACGCCCTTGGGCAGGGCCGCCGCCTGCAAGGTGGCGCGGGCCGGCGCGGGCTGGCCGAAATGGGTCGCGTAAACCTCATTGAAACGCTCGAACTGGGACAGGTCGGCCAAAAAGACCGTGGTTTTCACCACATCGGCCAATGCGGCCCCGGCCGCCCGGCAGACGGCCGCCAGGTTGGCCAGCGCCTGGCGCGTGGCCGGCTCGATATCCGGGCCCACCACCTGGCCGCTGGACGGCTCCACGGGCAGTTGCCCCGAGACAAAAAGAAAATCGCCGGCGACCACGCCGTGGGAATAAGGCCCGGCCGCCGCCGGCCCGCCCGCGGGGCAAACCGCCCCGATCGCCCTTTCGCTCATCTTCACCCTCGCCGCCGTCGGTCGCCCGCCGGCCTCTTCAAGACTGATCCCTGGGCCAATGTTAGCACACCGCCGGGCCGTGGCGGCGCGGTCGGCCCAGCGGCGCGAAAAAAACGCGAATTGGCGTGACACGGCGGCGGGAACAAGTTATAGTAACAAGCTAATGAATGATGATTCAGAATTCATACAGCGCCGACCGCTCGCCTAGGGCCGCCGGACGCCGTCGTTTATGACCACCGCATGGGCCATGGAGAATCAATATGGGCATCAATTACTTCAAGCGCGAAGCCAGGGACTACCAGTTTTTGCTCAATGAGCACTTCAAGATGGAAGACGTGCTCAAATACGACGCCTTCGCCGATTTCGCCATCGACGACCTGGGCATGATCATCGACGAAGCCCTCAAGGTGGGCCGCGAGGTGCTGGGGCCGGCCAACCAGGACGGCGACCGCGAGGGCGCGGTCTATCACCAGGACGGCTCGGTCACCCTGCCCAAGAGCTTCCACGACGCCTTCGCGGTCATGCGCGAAAACGGCTGGGTCTCCTACGCCAACAAGCCCGACTTCGGCGGCCAGGGCCTGCCCCAGGGCGTGGCCGCGCTGGTCACCGAGATCTTCTTCGGCGCCAACATGGCCTTTTCGATGTACACCGGCTTCTGCTCGGCGGCCGGCCGCGTCATCGAAAACTACGGCACCGACGAGGACAAGGAACTCTTCTGCACCCAGCTTTATTCCGGCGAGGCCACCGGCACCATGTGCCTGACCGAGCCCGACGCCGGCAGCGACGTGGGCGCCGCCCGCACCAAGGCCGTCAAGGACACCTCCAGCGACGACCCGCGCATCTACTTCATCGAGGGCGTCAAGCGCTTCATCTCCTGCGGCGACCATGACATGACCGAAAACGTCATCCATCTGGTCTTGGCCCGCATCGAGGGCGATCCCGAGGGCACCAAGGGCCTGAGCCTGTTCATCGTGCCCAAGATCTGGGTCAACCCCGACGGCTCGCTGGGCGAGCCCAACGACGTCTTCACCGCCGGCATCGAGCACAAGATGGGCGTGCACGGCTCGTCGACCTGCACGCTCAACTTCGGCGAAAACGGCAAGTGCCGCGGCATCATCCTGGGTGAGCCCCGCACCGGCATGCCCAAGATGTTCCAGATGATGAACGAAGCCCGCCTGGGTTGCGGCATGCAGGCCCTGGGCCTGGCCGCCAGCGCCTACGACAGCGCCCGCATCTACGCCAAGGAGCGCGTCCAGAGCGCGCCGTTCATCGACCGCCGCGGCAAGGCCGTGCCGATCATCCAGCACGAGGACGTGCGCCGCATGCTCATGAACGGCAAGTCCGTCACCGAGGCCGTGCGCGCCCTGCTGTTCAAGATCGGCTACCTCACCGACATCGCCGAAAACGACCCCGACGAGGAGAAGGCCCGTCACGCCGAGCACCTGGCCGACCTGCTGCTGCCCATCGCCAAGAGCTACGCCTCCGACAAGGGCTTCGAGGTCATCCGCGACAGCATCCAGGCCATGGGCGGCGTGGGCTACTGCTCCGAGTTCCCGGTCGAGCAATACGCCCGCGACATGAAGATCATCAGCATCTGGGAAGGCACCAACTACATCCAGGCCCTGGACCTGATCGGCCGCAAGATGCAGCTCGAGGGCGGCAAGGTCTTCCAGGGTTGCCTGCAGTCGATCTTCGACTTCACCGCCGCCCACAAGGACGACGCCGACTTCGCCGTGGACCTGAAGACCCTCTTCAAGGCCACCCAGAGCGTGGGCGACGTGGCCATGCGCTTCATGGGCTACTTCGGCGACGGCCGCGCCCAGTTGATCCCCCTGGCCGCCACCCGCTTCCAGGACAGCCTGGCCGAGTGCATCCTGGCCCAGTTGATGCTCGAGCAGGGCATGGTCGCCCGCGAAAAGCTCAAGACCGTCGATCCCAAGAGCGCCGACGGCATTTTCTACACCGGCAAAGTGGCCTCGGCCAAATACTTCTGCCGCAACATTCTGCCCAGCGTCTTCGGCCGCTACAGCGCCCTGACCATCGAGGATGACACCGCCATCACCATCCCCGAGGAGTGCTTCTAGCCGACGCTTGCTCCAAGCCGGCGGCCGGGAGCCACCCCTGCCGGCCGCTGGCCCCTCATCCCTTCGGCGACCCCGGCCCACCATCTGGCGGGCCGGGGTTTTTTCTGGCCAACGCCCCGCGCTTTGGCTACCCTGGGCCAAACGCCAACACAAGCGCCAGCGGAGGGCGCGCGCCATGTGGGATTTGCAGCTCATCCATTGGCTCCAGGGGTTTGGCCCTTGGCTGGTCACGCCGATGAAGTTCTTTTCAGCCCTGGGCTACAGCGGCTTCTACATCCTGTTCATCGGCGTGGTCTATTGGCTGATCGACCCGCGCCTGGGCCTGCGCCTGGCGGTGATCGCCCCACTGGCGTCGCTGTGCAATTTTGGCCTGAAGCTGTTCATGATCGAGCCGCGGCCCTATTGGCTCGATCCCACGCTCTTGGCCCTCAGCCCCGAAAAAGACCTGGGCATGCCTTCGGGCCACGCCATGGGCACGGCGGCGATGTGGGGCTATCTGGCGCTTTGGGTTGGCCGGCCCTGGTTTTGGGCGTTGTGCCTGGGCTTGCTGGCGCTGATCGGCCTTTCGCGGCTGGTGTTGGCGGCCCATTTCCCCGACCAGGTGCTGGCCGGCTGGGCCCTGGGCGGCGCGCTGGCCGTGGCGGCCTGGCGGCTGGAGGAACCCCTGGCCGCGTTCCTGCGCCGCTGGCCGGCCTGGCGCATCTGGCTGGGCCTGGGCCTGACGGCGGCGCTGATGCTCCTGGGCCTGTGGCTGCACGGCCGCCTGGCCGGCTGGACGCCGCCGGCGCTCTGGACGCAAAACGCCCTGGCCGCCGCGCCAAAGGGCGGCGTCATCGACCCGCTGCGCCTGAAATATCTCTTTGCCCACGGCGGCGCGCTGGCCGGGGTGGTCGGCGGCGGGGCCTGGATCTGGGGCAAGGGCTCGTTCCGGCCGGCGACGAGCTGGCCA
Protein-coding regions in this window:
- a CDS encoding tetratricopeptide repeat protein, which codes for MSPASPALAAHLDTPIKLFIADATLLGQAAAALKELGFANVSAARAPANYFQAMRQLFAELMRLQDGVILVNHPPKQMKDAGGIGYGDLAFGDFYAGVASLMKNTRRAASDLLGACIPIFVSAQDHDIRLRIVEELFPFGIVGAFMLRVQDMFGDKAQQQRERVDELHDYLLEYFQTRKGRLLELREYKSAEELKNRRAQAEQIMAEVQKLKESKDFDKAIALCRQAIEALPTDPEAYLEGGRLLVKRKKYAPAMEMLRDAEKVAEELPAPNQEIANLRVEQVKDYVEKKRALGQPPDPAVIQGFLEEAEQNYRLAIDKAASVVTARSGHAVDKRKDMAAAIAENILTLELGQVLGEANPMVRRLGRLAQQTLSDKVGGDGVVSPRHMIQFGLGAFFDGDVDTAERYLKQAAKSPEHFHDACSRLNYIGMQLRQQGNVDRSIRLYRSLLELRPSFRGVVLFNLAVAMQSKALEMAATDSARSLEVEIEAVGRAVEAIYIDPNLPADENFYQNTVIAPRLARIIDIFGQSPAVSDQPTGPADAACRAATLRLEGLLRQGQDRQALQLLFSLAQKLRPYFLEFDRHASRPVADFAARLHPLLVGHDQPKMRVFGKILGVLVSRGALAPTRESAPPPPELTTTQQALERADQPGAAKEMAKALYRRPELAGHPGLTAEPTLSNLCREIAGKLAKIDCARFVRKA
- a CDS encoding glycerol-3-phosphate dehydrogenase/oxidase, yielding MQRFIERYDGRNYDVIIVGGGVTGAAIAYEAASRGLAVALIEKRDFGWATSAATSKMIHGGLRYLYYGELGLVRESLQERRILENIAPNYVYPLPILAPLYKSSWTVRAGLALYDLIAYDKKWTWDKDKRLPNHRMVAVDELMQMAPHVRPQGLESAALYYDCQSSFPERLTLAFVRSAVAMGAHVANHAQALDAICPLERRVGGVKARDLLSGAEIDLRGSLVVNCGGPWADLILQPGCAAEASPRIRRSEGIHFITPKLKSSWGVVLWTDDGRHLFVLPWRGHTLVGTTDKEYNGDPDNYRVTKQSVEELLATLNSCYGDGKLAYEDIVFAYGGLRPLVEDHVEGTYQASRRYEIHDNAAEGVEGLITIEGGKYTTSRNLAEKAMKVIGRKLGRDLPPSATAGKPLNGCEMRGVESFVAEMKNLHADFPADTVEVMARNYGAQCGQVLELARAEPELARRSAFDGEIMAGVAFAVRHEMARTLADAVLRRTGLGALGQPAPGVLEQAADICAAELGWSAEKRQREIDDVNGWLRLPID
- a CDS encoding Rid family detoxifying hydrolase, with translation MSERAIGAVCPAGGPAAAGPYSHGVVAGDFLFVSGQLPVEPSSGQVVGPDIEPATRQALANLAAVCRAAGAALADVVKTTVFLADLSQFERFNEVYATHFGQPAPARATLQAAALPKGVALMIEAVVYLGGRRA
- a CDS encoding acyl-CoA dehydrogenase; this encodes MGINYFKREARDYQFLLNEHFKMEDVLKYDAFADFAIDDLGMIIDEALKVGREVLGPANQDGDREGAVYHQDGSVTLPKSFHDAFAVMRENGWVSYANKPDFGGQGLPQGVAALVTEIFFGANMAFSMYTGFCSAAGRVIENYGTDEDKELFCTQLYSGEATGTMCLTEPDAGSDVGAARTKAVKDTSSDDPRIYFIEGVKRFISCGDHDMTENVIHLVLARIEGDPEGTKGLSLFIVPKIWVNPDGSLGEPNDVFTAGIEHKMGVHGSSTCTLNFGENGKCRGIILGEPRTGMPKMFQMMNEARLGCGMQALGLAASAYDSARIYAKERVQSAPFIDRRGKAVPIIQHEDVRRMLMNGKSVTEAVRALLFKIGYLTDIAENDPDEEKARHAEHLADLLLPIAKSYASDKGFEVIRDSIQAMGGVGYCSEFPVEQYARDMKIISIWEGTNYIQALDLIGRKMQLEGGKVFQGCLQSIFDFTAAHKDDADFAVDLKTLFKATQSVGDVAMRFMGYFGDGRAQLIPLAATRFQDSLAECILAQLMLEQGMVAREKLKTVDPKSADGIFYTGKVASAKYFCRNILPSVFGRYSALTIEDDTAITIPEECF
- a CDS encoding phosphatase PAP2 family protein — encoded protein: MWDLQLIHWLQGFGPWLVTPMKFFSALGYSGFYILFIGVVYWLIDPRLGLRLAVIAPLASLCNFGLKLFMIEPRPYWLDPTLLALSPEKDLGMPSGHAMGTAAMWGYLALWVGRPWFWALCLGLLALIGLSRLVLAAHFPDQVLAGWALGGALAVAAWRLEEPLAAFLRRWPAWRIWLGLGLTAALMLLGLWLHGRLAGWTPPALWTQNALAAAPKGGVIDPLRLKYLFAHGGALAGVVGGGAWIWGKGSFRPATSWPARLKCLALGLAGVMLLGAAAETCYGLAPESAVGLAGMALLSMASGAWATAVAPFYFVRLGWAMRREPVPGQAKRVE